One Oryzomonas sagensis DNA segment encodes these proteins:
- a CDS encoding LytR/AlgR family response regulator transcription factor, with protein MTITVFIIDDEAPARRELRYLLEQVGDVAILGEASNPSQGLQGIRETKPHLVFLDIQLPGLSGIELAQVIRELPDKPLVVFATAFEQFAVQAFSVDAFDYILKPFTLERVAKSVHKAGKALDTRVTARKPLVPQEAPHSSEKPEIKRIIVHKGGKMIPVPPESIVFIRATEGEAQVHTTDGVFTSKSTLSTLENVLEPYSFVRVHRNSLVNLNCIIEIIPWFNGSCKLVMSDNSGSEVLVSRYNAKELKQRLILSK; from the coding sequence ATGACGATCACCGTATTCATCATCGACGATGAGGCTCCGGCCCGCAGGGAGTTGCGCTACCTGCTCGAGCAGGTGGGCGATGTGGCTATCCTCGGTGAGGCGTCCAATCCTTCCCAGGGGTTGCAGGGGATTCGGGAGACCAAGCCCCACCTCGTATTCCTGGACATTCAACTACCCGGCCTGAGTGGGATCGAATTGGCCCAGGTCATCAGGGAGTTGCCCGACAAGCCGCTGGTCGTATTCGCCACCGCCTTCGAGCAGTTTGCCGTGCAGGCCTTTAGCGTGGACGCCTTCGACTACATCCTCAAGCCGTTCACCCTGGAGCGGGTGGCCAAGTCAGTCCACAAGGCCGGCAAGGCCCTTGACACCCGGGTAACGGCCCGGAAACCCCTCGTTCCCCAGGAGGCGCCTCATAGTTCCGAGAAACCCGAGATCAAGCGGATCATCGTGCATAAGGGGGGCAAGATGATTCCCGTGCCGCCCGAGAGCATCGTCTTCATACGGGCCACGGAAGGCGAAGCCCAGGTCCATACGACGGACGGCGTCTTTACCTCGAAGAGCACCCTCAGTACCCTGGAAAACGTCCTGGAACCGTACTCCTTCGTCAGGGTCCACCGCAACTCCCTGGTCAATCTGAACTGCATCATCGAGATCATCCCCTGGTTCAACGGCAGCTGTAAATTGGTAATGAGCGACAACAGCGGCAGCGAGGTGCTGGTCAGCCGATACAACGCCAAGGAACTGAAACAACGGCTTATTTTAAGCAAATAG
- a CDS encoding sensor histidine kinase: MDEMVGLSLDLFERLGILAVLFFLMMRFELFRRLLTGKVATASSREKLFHAVYFGAAGIFATYYGFPVHGAIANLRTVPVVIGGILGGPLVGLSAGIIAGAHRYFYDIGGVTSVSCAIATPLAGVVAGLLYRWLHRRAFDPLMAFFIGIVAESIKMGLILLLAHPQEAALNVVHAIGLPSILSNAFGIAVLVEVLASVTREQERAMAQQAQTTLNIAFRTLPHLRHGLNRGSAMEASHIIREMTGLDAVSISSEHEILAHEGLDGDQHTPGGHSLPPAARRAFETGTVVIAPTKEAIGCASQAGRLGSAIVVPLKKWDKTVGVMELYRQKEHAISRLDVELANGLAHLFSNQLELGEIELQRKLVAEAEIKALQAQINPHFLFNAISTIISYTRTDPQTASCLLVKLAEFFRKNISPTANKVPLSVELEHCEAYIAIEKARFEERLSIVYEIDAEALSCNVPSLILQPLVENGVRHGILPKEGGGVIHIGARKGAGGLLISIKDNGVGMSRERVRSLLSEAVAPHEGGGLGLALRNVNSRLATLYGKENGLKIESDPGEGTTVYFRVPVNA; the protein is encoded by the coding sequence ATGGATGAAATGGTCGGCCTGTCCCTTGATCTCTTCGAGCGATTGGGGATTCTAGCGGTTCTCTTCTTCCTCATGATGAGGTTCGAACTGTTCCGACGGCTTCTGACCGGCAAGGTCGCCACGGCGAGCAGCCGCGAGAAGCTGTTCCATGCCGTTTATTTCGGGGCGGCCGGTATTTTTGCAACCTACTACGGCTTTCCGGTGCACGGAGCGATCGCCAACCTGCGTACGGTTCCGGTCGTGATCGGCGGCATCCTGGGTGGGCCCCTGGTCGGTCTGTCCGCCGGCATCATAGCTGGAGCGCATCGCTACTTCTACGATATCGGCGGGGTGACCTCCGTCTCCTGCGCCATTGCGACGCCCCTGGCGGGGGTTGTGGCCGGTCTTCTCTACCGCTGGCTGCACCGGCGGGCTTTCGATCCGTTGATGGCCTTTTTCATCGGCATCGTGGCCGAGTCGATCAAGATGGGGCTGATCCTGCTCCTGGCCCATCCCCAGGAGGCAGCCCTGAACGTGGTGCATGCCATAGGCCTCCCCAGCATCCTCTCCAACGCCTTCGGCATCGCGGTGCTCGTGGAGGTGCTCGCATCCGTCACCCGCGAGCAGGAGCGGGCCATGGCGCAACAGGCGCAGACCACGCTCAATATCGCCTTCAGGACCCTGCCCCATCTGCGCCACGGGTTGAACCGCGGTTCGGCCATGGAGGCGTCGCACATTATCCGGGAGATGACCGGTCTGGATGCGGTATCCATCTCCAGCGAGCATGAAATCCTGGCCCATGAAGGGCTGGATGGCGACCAGCACACGCCGGGCGGACATTCCCTGCCGCCTGCCGCGCGCCGCGCCTTTGAAACGGGCACGGTGGTGATCGCGCCCACGAAAGAGGCCATCGGCTGCGCCAGTCAGGCGGGCCGGCTCGGTTCGGCCATCGTGGTGCCGCTCAAAAAATGGGACAAGACCGTAGGGGTCATGGAGCTGTACCGCCAGAAGGAGCACGCCATCAGCCGGCTGGACGTGGAGTTGGCCAACGGCCTTGCCCACCTGTTCTCCAACCAGCTCGAACTGGGCGAGATCGAACTCCAGCGCAAGCTGGTGGCCGAGGCGGAGATCAAGGCCCTGCAAGCCCAGATCAATCCCCACTTCCTGTTCAATGCCATCTCCACGATCATCAGCTATACCCGAACCGATCCCCAGACCGCTTCCTGCCTCTTGGTGAAGCTGGCCGAGTTTTTCCGCAAGAACATCAGCCCCACCGCCAACAAGGTGCCGCTGTCGGTCGAGCTGGAACACTGCGAGGCCTATATCGCCATCGAAAAGGCCCGTTTCGAGGAACGGCTTTCCATCGTCTACGAGATCGACGCCGAGGCCCTGTCGTGCAACGTTCCCTCGCTGATCCTGCAACCCTTGGTGGAAAACGGCGTGCGCCACGGCATCCTGCCGAAGGAGGGGGGCGGCGTGATTCATATCGGAGCCAGAAAGGGGGCGGGTGGTCTGCTCATCTCTATCAAGGACAACGGCGTGGGCATGTCCCGGGAGCGTGTCCGCAGCTTGCTGTCGGAGGCGGTGGCGCCCCATGAAGGCGGCGGGCTGGGACTGGCGCTTCGAAACGTCAACAGCCGCCTGGCAACCCTGTACGGCAAGGAGAATGGTTTGAAGATCGAGAGCGACCCGGGTGAAGGCACCACTGTTTACTTCCGCGTACCGGTGAACGCATGA
- the mobA gene encoding molybdenum cofactor guanylyltransferase, protein MDRSPCMQETRGPLDGITGVILAGGASSRMGRNKALLMVDGMPLIEKIHRTMIQLFRDVVLVTNTPEVYAFLPCRTVTDIYPGFGSIAGLHAGLAASSEEWIFVAACDAPFINPDVIRMLSAVSAGYDAVVPISEGGKEPLHALYGRRCLAEIEQVIRQGDRRLLILLDRVRTRYVTPEERASIPGAELSFCNVNTPDEYAAMVGKRKP, encoded by the coding sequence ATGGACAGATCCCCCTGCATGCAGGAAACGAGAGGGCCGCTCGACGGCATAACCGGTGTGATCCTTGCCGGCGGAGCATCCAGCCGCATGGGCAGAAACAAGGCCCTGCTGATGGTGGACGGCATGCCGCTGATCGAGAAGATTCATCGCACCATGATCCAGCTCTTCCGGGATGTGGTGCTGGTTACCAATACGCCGGAGGTGTATGCCTTTCTGCCGTGCCGCACGGTGACGGATATTTATCCCGGCTTTGGCTCCATTGCCGGCCTGCACGCCGGCCTTGCGGCCAGTTCCGAGGAATGGATTTTCGTTGCGGCTTGCGACGCGCCCTTCATCAACCCGGATGTGATACGCATGTTGTCCGCCGTTTCCGCAGGGTATGATGCGGTGGTGCCGATCAGCGAGGGGGGCAAGGAGCCATTGCACGCCCTGTACGGGCGGCGCTGCCTGGCGGAGATTGAGCAGGTCATCCGCCAGGGCGACCGGCGGCTCCTGATCCTGCTGGATCGTGTAAGGACGCGATATGTTACGCCAGAGGAACGTGCCTCCATCCCCGGCGCGGAACTCTCGTTTTGTAACGTGAACACGCCGGACGAGTATGCTGCAATGGTGGGCAAGCGAAAGCCCTGA
- a CDS encoding MogA/MoaB family molybdenum cofactor biosynthesis protein: MRAAILTLSDKGSRGERIDESGPALAAWLAERGVATVQTEIIPDDFDRIVAVLSAWADADTADLILTTGGTGVSPRDVTPEATMKVVERQIPGIGELMRLRSLEKTPMASLSRAMAGIRGQALIINLPGSPKGARENLEAAWPVIGHAVEKIRGDESDCGGKFSH, from the coding sequence ATGAGAGCGGCCATTCTGACCTTGAGCGACAAGGGATCGCGGGGCGAGCGCATTGACGAGAGTGGCCCGGCGCTGGCCGCCTGGCTGGCGGAGCGGGGCGTAGCCACGGTGCAGACCGAGATCATCCCCGACGATTTTGACCGGATCGTGGCCGTGTTGAGCGCATGGGCCGATGCCGACACGGCCGATCTGATCCTGACCACGGGAGGTACCGGAGTCTCGCCCCGGGATGTAACCCCGGAAGCCACCATGAAGGTCGTTGAACGCCAGATTCCGGGCATCGGCGAATTGATGCGCCTGAGGAGCCTGGAGAAGACCCCCATGGCATCGCTGTCGCGGGCGATGGCAGGAATCCGCGGCCAAGCGCTGATCATCAACCTGCCGGGCAGCCCCAAGGGAGCTCGGGAAAACTTGGAGGCGGCCTGGCCCGTTATCGGCCACGCCGTGGAAAAGATCCGCGGCGACGAGAGCGATTGCGGAGGAAAATTTTCGCACTGA
- the moaC gene encoding cyclic pyranopterin monophosphate synthase MoaC: MNFNHFDDHGNAVMVDVSGKRETLRTATAAAEVHMSGKVLAAIQNSAIAKGDVLGVARLAGIMAAKRTPDLIPLSHPLSLHSVAVEFEQDSAAGKIEVQCTVRAFERTGVEMEAMTGAAVAALTIYDMCKGSDKSISIGDIRLLYKEGGKSGVYRREEGQ, from the coding sequence ATGAATTTCAACCATTTCGACGATCATGGCAATGCCGTCATGGTGGATGTGAGCGGCAAGCGGGAAACGTTGCGAACGGCCACGGCCGCGGCGGAGGTGCACATGTCCGGCAAGGTGCTGGCCGCCATCCAAAACAGCGCGATAGCCAAGGGCGATGTGCTGGGCGTTGCACGGCTGGCGGGAATTATGGCGGCAAAGCGGACACCGGACCTGATCCCGCTTTCCCACCCGCTCTCCCTCCATTCCGTGGCGGTGGAATTTGAGCAGGACAGCGCTGCCGGCAAGATCGAGGTGCAGTGCACCGTCCGCGCCTTCGAGCGCACCGGCGTCGAGATGGAGGCCATGACCGGCGCGGCCGTGGCCGCCCTGACCATCTACGACATGTGCAAGGGGAGCGATAAATCAATCAGCATCGGTGATATCCGGCTCCTGTACAAGGAAGGTGGTAAAAGTGGCGTGTACCGTCGGGAGGAGGGACAATGA
- a CDS encoding LysE family translocator, whose product MIEANMLLLFFTTSLLLSLSPGPDNLFVLAQAAQQGVKAGFLVTLGLCGGLVVHTTAVTFGLAAVFAASATAFALLKFAGAGYLLFLAWQAFRANAQTGPANRVDRLSPGKLFRRGIIMNVTNPKVSIFFLAFLPQFVDPRRGPLAMQFLLLGCLFIVATILVFGTVSLLAGALGDKLRQSARAQLLLNRVAGTIFAGLAIKLATARRF is encoded by the coding sequence ATGATTGAAGCAAATATGCTGTTACTCTTTTTCACAACATCACTTCTCCTGTCACTGTCGCCCGGCCCTGACAACCTGTTCGTCCTGGCGCAGGCGGCGCAACAGGGGGTAAAGGCCGGGTTTCTGGTTACGCTCGGGCTCTGCGGCGGGCTGGTGGTTCATACCACCGCCGTCACCTTCGGGCTGGCGGCGGTTTTTGCGGCATCTGCCACCGCCTTCGCTCTTCTGAAATTTGCCGGCGCCGGATACCTGCTCTTCCTGGCCTGGCAGGCGTTCCGGGCCAACGCCCAGACCGGGCCGGCAAACAGGGTGGATCGGTTGAGCCCGGGCAAGCTCTTCCGGCGCGGCATCATCATGAATGTCACCAACCCCAAGGTATCCATCTTCTTTCTGGCGTTTCTCCCCCAGTTCGTCGATCCGCGCAGGGGGCCTCTGGCTATGCAATTCCTGCTGTTGGGCTGCTTGTTCATCGTTGCCACCATTCTGGTGTTCGGGACGGTCAGCCTCCTGGCCGGGGCGCTGGGAGACAAACTCAGGCAGTCCGCCCGGGCGCAGCTGCTATTGAACCGCGTTGCAGGTACCATCTTTGCCGGCCTTGCCATCAAACTGGCCACGGCGCGACGTTTTTGA
- a CDS encoding uracil-xanthine permease family protein yields the protein MSHSPEPVWRQALAGAQILFVAFGALVLVPILTGMSPSMALLGSGIGTLIFQACTKRTVPIYLGSSFAFIAPIIYSTQTWGFPATLCGLFAAGWLYLALSAVIYLKGVGFIHKIMPPVVVGPIIMIIGLGLAGVAVNMAMGKTGDGKTVLVDYTTALLIAGASLATTALVATKAKGIFRLLPILSGVAVGYGISVSLGLVDFSKIAAAPWIALPHLVAPQWNWSAVLFMIPVALAPAIEHVGDIVAIGAVTGHDYTERPGLHRTMLGDGLAVCCAAMIGGPPVTTYAEVTGAVMITRNYNPVIMTWAACFAILMAFFGKFNAILQSIPAPVMGGIMMLLFGSIASVGLNTLIQARVDMHRPRNLIIVSLVLVFGIGGLTLQLGGLSLHGVSLCGIAAILLNLLLPRDKERNLEQQHAS from the coding sequence ATGTCCCATTCCCCCGAGCCGGTCTGGCGCCAGGCGCTGGCCGGCGCCCAAATCCTCTTCGTCGCCTTCGGCGCCCTGGTGCTGGTCCCGATCCTTACCGGGATGAGCCCCAGCATGGCCCTGCTGGGCTCCGGCATCGGCACGCTGATCTTCCAGGCCTGCACCAAGCGTACGGTCCCCATCTATCTCGGCTCGTCCTTTGCCTTCATCGCCCCGATCATCTACAGCACCCAGACGTGGGGCTTCCCGGCAACGCTCTGCGGGCTCTTTGCCGCCGGCTGGCTGTATCTGGCCTTGAGTGCCGTCATCTACCTCAAGGGGGTCGGTTTCATCCATAAGATCATGCCCCCGGTGGTGGTGGGGCCGATCATCATGATCATCGGCCTGGGGTTGGCCGGTGTGGCGGTGAACATGGCCATGGGCAAGACCGGCGACGGCAAGACGGTGCTGGTGGATTACACCACCGCCCTTCTGATCGCGGGTGCCTCCCTGGCCACCACTGCACTGGTGGCGACCAAGGCCAAGGGCATCTTCCGTCTCCTGCCGATCCTTTCCGGCGTGGCGGTGGGGTATGGCATTTCCGTCTCCCTGGGGCTGGTGGATTTCAGCAAGATCGCCGCCGCCCCCTGGATCGCCCTTCCCCATCTGGTGGCCCCCCAGTGGAACTGGTCCGCCGTGCTGTTCATGATCCCGGTCGCCCTGGCCCCCGCCATTGAACACGTGGGGGACATCGTCGCCATCGGGGCCGTTACGGGGCACGACTACACGGAGCGCCCCGGCCTGCACCGCACCATGCTGGGCGACGGCCTGGCGGTCTGCTGCGCCGCCATGATCGGCGGGCCGCCGGTGACCACCTATGCCGAGGTGACCGGGGCGGTAATGATCACCCGCAACTACAACCCGGTCATCATGACCTGGGCCGCCTGCTTCGCCATCCTGATGGCCTTTTTCGGCAAGTTCAACGCCATCCTGCAATCCATTCCCGCCCCGGTCATGGGCGGCATCATGATGCTGCTGTTCGGGAGCATCGCCTCCGTGGGCCTCAATACGCTGATCCAAGCCCGGGTCGATATGCACCGCCCGCGCAACCTCATCATCGTTTCGCTGGTGCTGGTATTCGGCATCGGCGGCCTGACGCTCCAGCTTGGCGGTCTTAGCCTGCACGGGGTCAGCCTGTGCGGTATCGCCGCGATCCTGCTGAATCTCCTCCTGCCCCGCGACAAGGAGCGCAATCTTGAGCAGCAGCACGCCTCTTGA